A genomic stretch from Arachis stenosperma cultivar V10309 chromosome 3, arast.V10309.gnm1.PFL2, whole genome shotgun sequence includes:
- the LOC130966402 gene encoding uncharacterized protein LOC130966402 translates to MVTTSDQEDEDELSNLSQQPENNSTEEEDRDHQEPKISQQELLKLYAPFPQLLNGAVGKIIYSRFLDLFASLHVNIPFIKAIQQMHAFIKYMKELLPRKSSLKGGQTIVLNKECSALIQPELPAKRRDPGSFHIPCAIGETMFDRALCDLGASINLLPLSLAKKLQINEIMPTDVVIRLADKTQKQAIGVVENMLLKVGKYFLPTDFVILDMEESHTHPIILGRPFLAMARALTDVEKGELILRIHDERLSFNVFKLSQEEDQEHKEPSKDHDEMLKKEASTEAHPTYLETPLVNKQRKQPLPQLKEKLEEPKPLEACEDNITTTVGKEVIKSKAISKDTRKKVPRK, encoded by the coding sequence ATGGTCACTACAAGTGATCAAGAGGATGAAGACGAGCTAAGCAACCTCTCCCAACAGCCTGAAAACAACTCAACAGAGGAGGAGGATagagatcaccaagaaccaAAAATCTCACAACAAGAGTTGCTGAAGCTCTATGCACCATTTCCCCAATTGCTCAATGGTGCTGTGGGGAAGATAATATACTCAAGGTTCCTAGACTTGTTTGCATCTCTGCATGTGAACATACCATTCATCAAGGCCATACAACAAATGCATGCATTCATCAAGTACATGAAGGAACTTCTTCCCAGGAAAAGCTCACTCAAAGGAGGGCAAACTATAGTGTTAaacaaggaatgtagtgccCTTATTCAACCTGAATTGCCTGCAAAAAGAAgagacccagggagttttcacatCCCCTGTGCCATAGGGGAAACAATGTTTGACAGAGCACTCTGTGACTTAggggcaagcatcaacttacTGCCCCTATCCCTGGCGAAGAAGCTGCAGATCAATGAGATAATGCCCACAGATGTGGTCATCAGGCTGGCTGACAAGACTCAAAAgcaagcaataggagtggtGGAAAATATGTTACTAAAGGTTGGGAAATACTTTCTCCCAACAGACTTTGTCATCCTGGACATGGAAGAGAGTCACACTCACCCAATCATATTGGGGAGACCCTTCCTAGCTATGGCCAGAGCACTCACAGATGTGGAGAAAGGGGAGCTAATATTGAGGATCCATGATGAACGGCTCAGCTTTAATGTCTTCAAACTCtcacaagaagaagaccaagAACACAAGGAACCAAGTAAAGACCATGATGAGATGCTAAAGAAGGAAGCAAGCACAGAAGCACACCCAACCTATCTGGAGACCCCTTTGGTTAATAAACAAAGGAAACAGCCACTACCACAGCTCAAGGAAAAGTTAGAGGAACCTAAACCCCTAGAGGCATGTGAAGACAACATCACAACTACCGTAGGAAAAGAAGTCATCAAGAGCAAGGCAATATCAAAGGACACAAGGAAGAAGGTACCAAGGAAGTAG